The Pantoea trifolii nucleotide sequence GTCAATTGCACTGCGCCGAGCGTCAGATTGATTTCCCAACTTTCGGCGGGCTGGCGTTGACCACTCACCTCGACTGCCACTTCCAGCATCTCTTCGGTCTGGCTCTGCCAGAAAAGTTCCCCGAACGCGCCGTAAGGCAGATTGCCTGCCGCGCGATGGCGCGCATACAGTTGCGCCGGATCGTCACCGTTGACCAGCGTATTCAGTAATTGGGCGTTGATTTGGTAGCGTTCGAGGCTATCAGGCGCGAACGGTTCGCTGTCGGGCAGTTCGCTCTCTTCCATCCAGAAAGCCACACCCAAGCGCTGCTGGAACCATGCGCGCACCGGATGACGCCAGAAGCGCAGCAGTTGCTCCAGCGACAAGGTTTCTAACGGTGCAGGCGGCAAAGGCTGTACAAAATCCGGCTGTGCCACGCCGCTGCCGCTGGCCGCTGGCAGCCACTCCGCAGCAAAGCTTTGCCCGGGTGCGCCCGGTTGGAAGTTCTCTGCGGCAAACGGCATGCGGCTGTGCAGCTTTTGCAGATGGTCGCGCACGCGTTGCTCACTGATATCGGGTTCAAGTGCTTCATCCTCCGGCAGACGGAAGCTTTGTCCCAGATAATCCACCAGCTCGCTCACTAATACCGATGGATAGCGCTCCGTGTTGTCCTGAATCGCCCGGCCAATGTAGCTGATATAGAGCTGCTGCTGCGCCGAGATCAGCGCTTCGAGGAACAGATAGCGGTCATCATCGCGGCGGCTACGGTCGCCTTTGCGCATCTGTTGCTGCATCAGGTCGAAACCAAGCGGCGCTAAGGTGCGCGGATAGACGCCATCGTTCATGCCCAGCAAACACACCACTTTGAAGGGAATCGAACGCATCGGCATCAGCGTACAGAAGTTGATGGGACCGGCGAGAAAACGTTGGCTGATGCGCTGTTGATCGAGGCGCGAACGCAGCTCATCGCGTAGCAGCGTAACCGGAATCGGCTGTTGATACGCCGCCTGCATGCCCTGTTCGATAATCTGTTTCCACTGCGTTTCCACCAGCAGTAGCGCGGCTTCACTTTCGGCGTCTCCGCTAAAGAAGCACTCAATCAGCTCACGGCACAGCGGCTGCCACTCTGCCAGCGTGCGTTCTTCTGCCAGACGCGCACGCCACTCTTCCAGTCGCGATAGCAGTTCAGCCAGATGACCCGCCAGTTCAGCGATCAAACCCCTGGATTCGTCATAAGGCAGAATCCCTTGCCAGTCACCGTTGCGGCTCTCCAGCGCATAGCCGAGCAGCATGCGCTGCAGGCCAAAGCGCCAGGTGTGTTGTCCGGTTACCGGCAGCGCCAGCGCTTCTACGCTGGCATCATCCAATCCCCAGCGAATGCCGGACTCCATCACCCAACGGCGCAGCAGTCGCAGCCCGCTTTCATCTACCGAGAAGCGCTGTGCCAGCGCGGGAACCTCAAGCAGCGCCAGCACATCTTCGGAGGCAAAGCGACTTTCAGGCAGCGACAGCAAGCTGAGCAGCGCCAGAATCGCCGGATGCGCCTGACTGGCGCGGCGGTCGGAAATGGCGAACGGCAAATAGCGTTCGCTCGGCGCGCTGGCAAAAGCGGCCTGAATAAAAGGGGCGTAACTGTCGATATCCGCCACCATCACGATGATGTCGCGCGGCTTGAGTTCGGGATTGGCTTCCATCAGCGTGAGCAGATGATCCTGCAGCACTTCAACTTCACGCTGGGCGCTATGACACACCTGCAGCGTGATCGAGCGATCTTCCGGATCAAGCAGGCGTTTCTCGGCGCTGTTCGCCAATTCTCCCGCATTAAGACCAATGACCGCTCTATCGTCCAGATTGAGCAGATCCGCTTGCAAGCTGTGCAGCAGATTGTCTTGTGGCATCTCAACGAAGGCATCAATGTCGTTGGCAGCGGATTCCATCTGGCTCAGCAGAAACAGATTATCGCGCCCCAGTTTGCCCCATGATGCCAGCAGCGGATTGGTTAGCTGCTGCTCGCCGATGTCGTTAAACAATGCCGGCGCGCTGGCTGGATCGCGGAACAGCGGCTGCAGCTCGTCCGATTGTATGCGGCGACGCTGGCGGCTTTGCAGCTTCGCCAGAAAAGCATAATCCTGAATGTCGCCCCAATAGTGACGGCAGGGGTTGGTGAACAGCAGATGGATATCAATGTGCCGACCCAGCGCTTCCAGTGCCTGCAGATAGACCGGAGGCAGCGCGGAAATACCGCAAATAAACACGCGTTGCGGCAAGCCTGCCGGCGGCGTTTGCGCCTGTTCCAGCTTTTGGATGAAGCGCGCATAGAGATTGGCGCGATGCCACATCGGCTGACCCAGGCTTTCGGTGAAGTTGACCAGATCGCACCACAGCGGTGCCTGCCACTGCTGCGATTCGCCCAAGCCATCAATCAGTTCACCGCGCTCCCAGCTGTTGAGCCAGTCCGAGCGATACACCAGATATTGGTCAAACAGGTCAGCAACACGGGCGCTGAGCTGATACAGCTTGCGCTTATCGTCATCATCATTGAGGTAGTGACGCAGCGGCTGGAATGCGTCCTGCTCCAGCAAAGTTGGCAAGCGATGCATCAGCTTCCAGCTCATGCTGGCTTTGGTAAAGGCGCTCTCTTCAGGAATATCGGGCAGCACCTTGACGAACATGTTCCAGATGAAGCTGGCAGGCAGCGGGAAATCGATGTTGGCGGCAATGCCGAAACTGTTAGCCAGCTCCATTTGCAGCCACTGCGCCATGCCTGGGCTTTGTACCAGCACCTGCTCAGCCGCCAGCGGGTCGGCCAGCGGTTGATTTTCAATCAGAATTCCTGCCAGATTCTTCAACAGATCAAGCTGATTTGAGTGATAGACCCGGAACATATTTCTCCTAAACACAAGACAACAACGCAGCCGAGCCACTCTACCGTTTATCACCTGCGATGCCTACCGCTAGTGGCAATTGAGCTGCGCCAGTGAGGCGGAACGCTGCTGTGGACCCGTAACCGTCACGCGCTCCAGCGTACAGCCGCCCGCCAGGCTCTGC carries:
- the recC gene encoding exodeoxyribonuclease V subunit gamma, with product MFRVYHSNQLDLLKNLAGILIENQPLADPLAAEQVLVQSPGMAQWLQMELANSFGIAANIDFPLPASFIWNMFVKVLPDIPEESAFTKASMSWKLMHRLPTLLEQDAFQPLRHYLNDDDDKRKLYQLSARVADLFDQYLVYRSDWLNSWERGELIDGLGESQQWQAPLWCDLVNFTESLGQPMWHRANLYARFIQKLEQAQTPPAGLPQRVFICGISALPPVYLQALEALGRHIDIHLLFTNPCRHYWGDIQDYAFLAKLQSRQRRRIQSDELQPLFRDPASAPALFNDIGEQQLTNPLLASWGKLGRDNLFLLSQMESAANDIDAFVEMPQDNLLHSLQADLLNLDDRAVIGLNAGELANSAEKRLLDPEDRSITLQVCHSAQREVEVLQDHLLTLMEANPELKPRDIIVMVADIDSYAPFIQAAFASAPSERYLPFAISDRRASQAHPAILALLSLLSLPESRFASEDVLALLEVPALAQRFSVDESGLRLLRRWVMESGIRWGLDDASVEALALPVTGQHTWRFGLQRMLLGYALESRNGDWQGILPYDESRGLIAELAGHLAELLSRLEEWRARLAEERTLAEWQPLCRELIECFFSGDAESEAALLLVETQWKQIIEQGMQAAYQQPIPVTLLRDELRSRLDQQRISQRFLAGPINFCTLMPMRSIPFKVVCLLGMNDGVYPRTLAPLGFDLMQQQMRKGDRSRRDDDRYLFLEALISAQQQLYISYIGRAIQDNTERYPSVLVSELVDYLGQSFRLPEDEALEPDISEQRVRDHLQKLHSRMPFAAENFQPGAPGQSFAAEWLPAASGSGVAQPDFVQPLPPAPLETLSLEQLLRFWRHPVRAWFQQRLGVAFWMEESELPDSEPFAPDSLERYQINAQLLNTLVNGDDPAQLYARHRAAGNLPYGAFGELFWQSQTEEMLEVAVEVSGQRQPAESWEINLTLGAVQLTGWLTQVQADGLLRWRPGVLNMNDGLLLWLEHLVYCALGGSGESRMYGRKQSHWRFAALPAEQALSLLNEYVAGYQAGLVQPLMLLNKSGGAWLEASFDSKSQQLLEDEATQKKALNKLLQAWQGGFQVEGEGSDPYLQRLSRSLDDDAVHAITAAARQWYLPVRLAHQNDE